One window of Oncorhynchus masou masou isolate Uvic2021 chromosome 33, UVic_Omas_1.1, whole genome shotgun sequence genomic DNA carries:
- the LOC135527873 gene encoding LOW QUALITY PROTEIN: zinc fingers and homeoboxes protein 3-like (The sequence of the model RefSeq protein was modified relative to this genomic sequence to represent the inferred CDS: inserted 1 base in 1 codon), whose protein sequence is MASKRKSTIPCMIPHKTMHLREELEQDSCLSDPLSLLRQAREQGYPSMGASGNGQSPRERSPGKSSRPEGGNDVKDGCGTYTCRPCNFETQDLNLFLDHVYSGHPDFRADPSFQCVDCGVSAAKFEGLALHNAQVHPSTVCTTLQLRRRDRRVVVEQSLVTGSETGRDTEITITKTPIMRMMKGKSESKRFVVSHSSPDEHSPDPLPISKSKEMERKETPTVTVTHVPTIVHNGTATKVTLPSAIQIVNGSGALPMLKTAITQVVSVVQNRNIYHQTAPITVSAALSSSTSSSSTSSKNMPKVMIPLSSIPTYSASMDSSSFLKTSFSKFPYPTKAELCYLTVVTKFPEEQINIWFTAQRLKQGISWSPEEIEEARKKMFNTIIQTAPPSTQYQPLSQTHHSPAQHTIRVLPASLGPTGIPHILQGSLVGQGGVIVTQPMMANSIQVNSAPMALAVTPKHQAAARPMMQARPAAALVADKGISMVVESSSIGNIIISSRSSNSGGSTSSISSSRNGAGSSISSASNGGGSTSSHISSSRSSYNSSSFSSHASVINLSFGNRGNSIYSNGKVINANGKINHAIANLSGKSNSNAISMVKSSSTDSRCNSSSTIAKMISESQVTADIKSTMDNKPNSSKDTNSSSLSNKKTITTTSGPTATTTPTATTTSNPTTPSNPTSNPTTTKTEAASSPSTKPSSSSSPAQSGSTDASGTPSSRTLPNTFLDPGFYKSKKTVEQLSALKESFTNNQFPNQEEVDRLISFTSLTVREVRKWFSDRRYHFRNLKGGRSSTGGASATTTPGSANATTTPGTPRGNSATPMDLSDTANPSENTKTSQQGLAALSPPPSQTPTSPTTPSRRXTQTPSPDFTAIRYKERDPQQVRALEASFSQDPDPPGEEVDRLRAETKMTRREIHGWFAERRKRVAAEKKKEELERAEQADEMEAGGGEEGVKSKDDVGVKKEEDGSGSELKVNPIKINLKMLKVTESDGKLESEGGQADSPTMPNLSPSTDPTSTPAPSTIPSLTPKPSPSPKPSPSTAPSSTPALKPSASPKPSPIRGKKTLEQLHLLKQVFVRTQWPSAAQYDELISSTGLPRPEVVRWFGDCRYVQKNGQLKWLEAYQTMVLKEDFQRGDTQMLKAHLEAHGSLEEEQVLELAQASGLTEELVRRWFSTQAPILLQGKDSAAAATEETPAAGGITPNPAPMVEGSSEPVQGEEKMEQSVCGGANDERSVDPKAVNPEKGTD, encoded by the exons ATGGCCAGCAAGAGGAAATCCACCATACCCTGCATGATCCCCCATAAGACCATGCACCTTCGGGAGGAGCTGGAGCAGGACTCATGCCTGTcagaccctctctccctcctccgacAGGCCCGGGAACAGGGCTACCCCTCTATGGGTGCGAGCGGTAACGGGCAGAGCCCCCGGGAGCGATCCCCAGGCAaatcctccaggcctgaggggggCAATGATGTCAAAGATGGGTGTGGCACCTACACTTGCAGGCCGTGTAACTTTGAGACCCAGGACCTAAACCTGTTCCTGGACCACGTCTACAGTGGCCACCCAGACTTCAGAGCTGACCCCAGCTTCCAGTGTGTGGACTGTGGGGTGTCAGCAGCCAAGTTTGAGGGCTTGGCCCTGCACAATGCCCAGGTCCACCCCAGCACAGTGTGCACCACCCTGCAgctgaggaggagggacaggagggtgGTGGTGGAGCAGAGTCTGGTGACAGGGTCAGAGACCGGGAGGGACACAGAGATCACCATCACAAAGACCCCCATCATGAGGATGATGAAAGGGAAGTCAGAGTCCAAGAGGTTTGTGGTGTCCCATTCCTCTCCTGATGAACACTCCCCagaccccctccccatctctaagtccaaggagatggagagaaaagagaccCCCACAGTGACGGTTACCCACGTTCCAACCATAGTGCACAACGGGACAGCCACCAAGGTCACGCTCCCCTCTGCTATCCAGATAGTGAACGGCTCGGGGGCTCTGCCCATGCTCAAAACTGCCATCACACAG GTGGTGTCAGTGGTCCAGAACAGGAACATCTACCATCAGACAGCTCCCATTACAGTGTCCGCTGCTCTGTCCTCCTCCACGTcctcctcatccacctcctccAAGAACATGCCCAAG GTGATGATCCCTCTGAGCAGCATCCCAACCTACAGCGCCTCTATGgactcttcctccttcctcaagACGTCCTTCAGTAAGTTCCCCTATCCCACCAAGGCAGAGCTCTGCTACCTCACCGTGGTCACCAAGTTCCCAGAGGAGCAGATCAACATCTGGTTCACCGCCCAGAGACTCAAGCAGGGCATCAGCTGGTCTccagaggagatagaggaggccaGGAAGAAGATGTTCAACACCATCATACAGACTGCTCCCCCTAGCACCCAGTACCAGCCATTGAGCCAGACCCACCACAGTCCAGCCCAGCACACCATCAGggtcctgcctgcctctctgggGCCTACAGGGATCCCTCACATCCTCCAGGGCTCTCTGGTGGGTCAGGGAGGGGTGATTGTCACGCAGCCCATGATGGCCAACAGCATCCAGGTCAACAGTGCCCCCATGGCCCTGGCGGTCACACCCAAGCACCAGGCTGCAGCCCGCCCTATGATGCAGGCCCGGCCTGCTGCCGCCCTAGTGGCCGATAAGGGGATCAGCATGGTGGTGGAGAGCAGTAGTATTGGAAACATCATCATCAGTAGCCGTAGTAGTAATAGTGGAGGGAGTactagtagtatcagtagtagtagaaaTGGTGCAGGGAGTAGTATTAGTAGTGCTAGTAATGGTGGAGGAAGTACTAGTAGTCACATCAGTAGTAGCCGTAGTAGTTACAATAGCAGTAGTTTCAGCAGCCATGCTAGTGTTATTAACCTTAGCTTTGGCAACAGGGGGAACAGCATTTATAGCAATGGAAAAGTCATCAACGCCAATGGTAAAATCAACCATGCTATTGCTAATCTCAGTGGGAAAAGCAACAGCAATGCTATCAGCATGGTTAAAAGCAGCAGCACTGACAGTAGGTGCAACAGCAGCAGTACTATTGCTAAAATGATAAGTGAAAGTCAAGTAACTGCTGATATTAAAAGCACCATGGACAACAAACCCAACAGCAGCAAAGATACTAACAGCAGCAGCTTGAGCAACAAGAAAACAATCACCACAACCAGTGGCCCCACAGCCACAACTACCcctactgccaccaccaccagtaACCCCACCACCCCCAGTAATCCTACCagtaaccccaccaccaccaaaacAGAGGCGGCATCTTCCCCCTCCACCAAACCTTCCTCTTCATCTTCTCCGGCGCAGAGCGGGAGCACAGACGCCAGTGGAACCCCCAGCTCCAGAACGCTCCCCAACACCTTCCTGGACCCCGGCTTCTACAAGAGCAAGAAGACCGTGGAGCAACTGAGTGCGCTAAAAGAGAGCTTCACCAACAACCAGTTCCCCAACCAGGAAGAGGTGGACCGTCTCATCTCCTTCACCAGCCTGACCGTGCGCGAGGTCCGTAAGTGGTTCAGTGACCGCCGCTACCACTTCCGCAACCTCAAGGGGGGGCGTTCGAGCACGGGCGGTGCTAGCGCAACGACCACGCCCGGGTCAGCTAACGCAACGACCACACCCGGGACGCCCCGTGGTAACAGTGCTACCCCCATGGACCTCTCAGACACTGCCAATCCCAGTGAGAATACTAAAACCTCCCAGCAGGGGTTGGCAgccctcagcccccctccctcacAGACACCCACCTCCCCCACCACCCCGTCCAGAC CCACCCAGACCCCCTCCCCAGACTTCACAGCCATCCGCTACAAAGAGAGGGACCCTCAGCAG GTGAGGGCGCTAGAGGCCAGCTTCAGCCAGGACCCTGACCCACCTGGAGAGGAGGTGGACCGCCTCCGGGCCGAGACCAAAATGACCCGTAGAGAGATCCACGGCTGGTTCGCTGAACGCAGGAAGAGAGTCGCTGctgagaagaagaaagaggagtTGGAGAGGGCGGAGCAAGCGGATGAGATGGaagcagggggaggggaggagggagttaAGAGTAAGGATGATGTCGGGgtgaagaaagaggaggatggttCAGGCTCCGAGCTGAAGGTGAACCCCATTAAGATCAACCTGAAGATGCTCAAAGTGACTGAGTCAGATGGCAAACTGGAGTCTGAGGGAGGGCAGGCAGATAGCCCCACCATGCCTAACCTGTCTCCCTCCACAGACCCAACATCAACCCCTGCTCCATCCACAATTCCAAGTCTAACCCCAAAGCCATCTCCATCACCTAAACCCTCCCCCTCTACAGCACCATCTTCCACCCCTGCCCTCAAGCCCTCCGCGTcccccaaaccctcccctatccgGGGTAAAAAGACGTTAGAGCAGCTCCACCTCCTGAAGCAGGTGTTTGTCCGGACCCAGTGGCCCAGCGCAGCCCAGTATGACGAGCTGATCTCTTCCACAGGGCTGCCCAGGCCTGAGGTAGTGCGTTGGTTCGGGGACTGTCGCTACGTGCAGAAGAACGGCCAGCTTAAGTGGCTGGAGGCCTACCAGACCATGGTCCTGAAGGAGGACTTCCAGAGGGGAGACACTCAGATGCTCAAGGCCCATCTGGAGGCCCACGGGAGTCTGGAGGAAGAACAG GTGTTGGAACTGGCCCAGGCTAGTGGGCTGACCGAAGAGCTGGTTCGACGCTGGTTCTCTACCCAGGCTCCTATACTGCTGCAGGGGAAGGACAGTGCTGCTGCAGCCACAGAGGAGACACCCGCAGCAGGGGGAATAACACCCAACCCAGCACCCATGGTGGAAGGATCGTCAGAGCCGGTTCAAGGTGAGGAGAAGATGGAACAGTCGGTGTGTGGAGGAGCGAACGATGAGAGGAGCGTGGACCCCAAGGCTGTGAATCCTGAGAAAG GAACAGACTGA